Proteins co-encoded in one Medicago truncatula cultivar Jemalong A17 chromosome 8, MtrunA17r5.0-ANR, whole genome shotgun sequence genomic window:
- the LOC11406793 gene encoding alkane hydroxylase MAH1 — translation MDVFVIVAVLLFVAIHYWRLNRNTPITKWPFMGMLPGFLRNVSNFHDYTNSLLKQNGGTFIFEGAWLTNMNIVFTSDPLNVQHITSTSFENYGKGNEFTEIFEVLGDGIFRSDSHTWKYNRTLLHSIFKQESFKVFLHKTIEKKISSCLLMFLDHACKKGMQVDLQDVFQRLTFDNICCVVLGFDPACLSIDLPEISCEKAFTQAENTLFYRHVRPRFFWKLQKWLQVGEEKKFSENIKIIDQWLYSEIKSKRETQGHKQLDLLNTLTFEVGDGQNLIDDKFLRDTAINLLAAGRDTISSALTWFFWLVATHPFVEAKILEEVRENLSSREDNNWKDLGMEGLSKLIYLHGALCEALRLYPPIPFEHKSNLKSDVLPSGHVIKSNTMILYSLYSIGRVEEIWGEDCLEFKPERWVSKKGGTIHVPSYKFIAFNAGPRSRLGKDISFIELKMVAIAILLNYHIQVVEGHPIIPSLSVVLHMKHGLKINVKKRSF, via the coding sequence ATGGACGTGTTTGTCATTGTGGCAGTTCTTCTTTTTGTTGCAATCCATTATTGGAGGCTAAACAGAAACACACCCATCACAAAATGGCCTTTTATGGGAATGCTACCTGGTTTCTTACGTAACGTGTCCAATTTCCACGATTACACAAACTCACTTTTAAAGCAAAATGGAGGAACTTTCATTTTTGAAGGAGCATGGTTAACAAACATGAATATTGTTTTCACCAGTGACCCCTTGAACGTGCAACATATCACAAGTACAAGTTTTGAAAACTACGGGAAAGGAAATGAATTCACAGAGATATTTGAAGTCCTTGGAGATGGGATTTTCAGGTCTGATTCTCACACTTGGAAGTACAATAGAACACTCCTTCATTCCATTTTCAAGCAGGAAAGTTTTAAGGTATTTCTTCACAAAAccattgagaaaaaaatttctAGTTGTCTTCTTATGTTTCTTGATCATGCTTGTAAAAAAGGGATGCAAGTTGACTTGCAAGATGTTTTTCAAAGGTTAACATTTGATAACATATGTTGTGTAGTTTTAGGGTTTGATCCTGCTTGTCTTTCTATTGATCTCCCTGAAATTTCATGTGAGAAAGCCTTTACTCAAGCAGAGAACACATTGTTCTATAGACATGTAAGGCCAAGATTTTTTTGGAAGCTGCAAAAATGGCTTCAAGTTGGTGAAGAGAAAAAGTTTTCAGagaatattaaaattattgatCAATGGTTATATTCAGAAATCAAATCCAAAAGAGAAACACAAGGACATAAACAACTTGACTTGCTAAATACCCTTACGTTTGAAGTAGGAGATGGACAAAATCTCATTGATGACAAGTTTTTGAGAGATACGGCGATTAATCTACTTGCTGCTGGAAGAGATACTATAAGTTCTGCCCTAACTTGGTTTTTCTGGTTGGTGGCAACACACCCTTTTGTTGAAGCCAAGATTCTTGAAGAGGTGAGAGAAAATTTATCATCAAGAGAAGATAATAATTGGAAAGATTTAGGAATGGAAGGGCTTAGCAAGTTAATTTATCTACATGGAGCTTTATGTGAAGCCTTAAGGCTTTATCCACCAATACCTTTTGAGCATAAATCTAACTTGAAATCTGATGTGCTTCCTAGTGGTCATGTGATTAAGTCAAATACAATGATATTGTATTCTCTATACTCAATTGGAAGGGTGGAGGAAATATGGGGAGAAGATTGCTTGGAATTTAAACCAGAGAGGTGGGTTTCTAAGAAAGGAGGGACAATTCATGTACCTTCTTACAAGTTCATTGCTTTCAATGCTGGACCAAGGAGTCGTTTGGGTAAGGATATAAGCTTCATTGAGTTGAAGATGGTTGCTATAGCAATATTGTTGAACTATCACATTCAAGTGGTGGAAGGCCATCCCATTATCCCAAGTCTTTCTGTCGTCTTACATATGAAGCATGGCTTGAAGATTAATGTCAAAAAAAGAAGCTTTTGA
- the LOC11422616 gene encoding uncharacterized protein has product MVLNTQVVVRVARVSAQTWQWLSCIHDPINSDQLLDLLFCFPLHQLGRLTLCLCSFFCLPQPYSFYSSYLLSDSQFDSDSDSDDASGSSTSTLHLEHDYYYHSHSD; this is encoded by the exons ATGGTGTTGAACACTCAGGTTGTTGTTCGAGTTGCACGTGTGTCTGCACAAACGTGGCAATGGTTGTCTTGCATTCATGATCCAATAAACAGTGATCAGCTTTTGgatcttcttttttgtttcccTCTTCATCAACTTGGTCGTCTTACTCTTTGTCTTTGTTCTTTCTTCTGTCTTCCTCAACCTTATTCCTTTTActcttcttatcttctttctGACTCTCAGtttgattctgattctgattctgatgaTGCTTCTGGTTCTTCAACCTCTACTCTTCATCTTGAACATGATTATTATTATCACTCCCATTCTGATT GA